The Enterobacter huaxiensis sequence GCTCGAACGCGCAGGATGTGAACAAATTTTCGAAGAAAAAATGAGCGGAACGGTGGCGAACCGTCCGGCCCTCAAAAAGCTTCTGAAAACCCTGAATGAGGGCGATACGCTGGTGGTGTGGAAGCTTGATCGCCTCGGGAGAAGCATGCGTAATCTGGTGCTGCTTGTGGACGAACTCCGGCAGCGCGGTATCCACTTTAAGAGCCTCACGGACAGTATCGATACATCCAGCCCGATGGGGCGCTTCATCTTTCATATCATGTCAGCTCTGGCAGAAATGGAGAGGGAGTTGATTGTGGAGCGCACCCGGGCAGGTCTGGCTGCAGCTCGTGAGAAGGGACGAATAGGTGGAAGGCGTCCGAAACTTACCGAGGAGCAATGGGCACAGGCAGGCCGACTGATTGCGAACGGCATGGACAGGAAGGAGATAGCGATAATTTATGACGTTGCCGTATGCACGCTTTATAAAAAATTTCCCGCTTCAAAGTCGGCTTAATTTTGCTCACATAGAATTGCGGCCATAAAATTTACAAAACTCATAATTCGAAGCGACGTAGAAACTTAGAAACGAAACGGCGAAGCTTTAATCAGTCATGGCAGACCCTCTGTCTTGCGTGCATACTCAAATGAAACTACTGTATATAAAAACAGTGTTCGAGGTGTGTCGTATGGAGTTTATCAGGCCTGCAGAACTGCGAGAAATTATTGCTCCCCCGCTTTTCAGTGACTTAGTGCAGTGTGGTTTCCCTAGCCCCGCAGCTGATTACGTTGAACAGCGCATTGATCTCAATGAGTTACTTGTCGCTCACCCGAGTTCGACATATTTCGTCAAAGCCGCGGGTGATTCTATGATCGAAGCCGGTATCAGCGACGGTGATCTGCTGGTGGTAGACAGCTCCAGGACTGCTGTGCACGGTGACATTGTCATCGCAGCGGTGGAAGGGGAGTTCACTGTTAAACGCCTGCAGTTGCGCCCGACCGTGCAACTCAATCCAATGAACAGCGCCTACAGTCCGATCATTGTTGGCAGCGAAGACACGCTGGACGTTTTCGGCGTCGTGACTTTCATCGTTAAATCGGCGAGCTGAACGTGTTCGCGCTCTGTGATGTGAACTCGTTCTACGCATCATGCGAGACTGTATTCAGGCCGGACCTGAGAGGGCGGCCGGTAGTCGTTCTCTCGAATAATGATGGCTGCGTAATCGCTCGCAGCGCCGAGGCCAAGGCGGCTGGAATTACCATGGGAGAGCCGTTCTTTAAGCAGAGAGAACTGTTCCGACGAGCTGGCGTTGTCTGCTTCAGCAGTAACTACGAGCTGTATGCTGATATGTCGAACCGGGTAATGACGACGCTAGAGGAAATGAGCCCCCGCGTCGAAATTTACAGTATCGATGAAGCTTTTTGTGATCTTACTGGAGTGCGAAACTGCCGGGACCTGACCGAGTTCGGCAAGGAGATCCGCGCTACGGTTCTGAAGCGTACGCACCTCACCGTTGGCGTTGGCATTGCCCAGACAAAAACACTCGCTAAACTCGCCAACCACGCCGCAAAGAAATGGCAGCGGCAGACTGGCGGAGTAGTTGATTTATCGAATATCGATCGCCAGCGCCGACTCCTTGCCCTAGTACCCGTAGAGGACGTTTGGGGCGTTGGCCGTCGCATAAGTAAGAAGCTTAACGCCATGGGCATTAAAACGGCTCTGGACCTCTCAGAACAAAGCACATGGATTATCCGTAAACACTTTAACGTGGTACTCGAGCGAACGGTCCGGGAGTTGCGCGGCGAGCCTTGTCTTGATCTGGAGGAGTTTGCGCCAGCAAAGCAGGAAATCGTCTGCAGTCGGTCATTCGGCGAACGCGTCACGGACTATGAGCAGATGCGCCAGGCTATTTGCAGCTATGCGGCCCGTGGCGCTGAAAAACTACGTGGTGAGCACCAGTATTGTCGTTTTATCTCGGCGTTCGTGAAGACGTCACCTTTTGCCCTGAATGAGCCATATTACGGCAACAGTGCGTCAATCAAACTTCTCACCCCCACTCAGGATTCCCGCGACATCATTAACGCCGCGGTAAAGTGCCTGGACAAAATCTGGAATGACGGACACCGATACCAGAAAGCTGGCATTATGCTTGGCGATTTCTTTAGTCAGGGCGTGGCCCAGCTCAACTTGTTTGACGAGAGCGCTCCGCGGGCAGGTAGTGAAAAACTAATGTATGCGCTGGATCATCTGAACGCTAAAGACGGAAAGGGAACCCTCTTCTTTGCCGGGCAGGGCATACAGCAGCAGTGGCAGATGAAACGGGATATGTTATCTCCACGATATACTACGAGGTATTCAGACCTAATAAAAGTTAGATGATTCTTAAATCGGTCCATTCATCCGAACCTAATTACCGGCTATGAGTATTAACAATAATATGTCTACGACTATGCTTTTGTAATGTAAATAAGCCCCTGCAATTATACAGGGGCTCACGGATATGATGCCGGGTGCCTCCCGGTGAGTCATTGAACTAACCACTCGTGACTCGCTGCTTCAGAAATTCACGATGAGCCGCTTGATATACAAATCATCAGGTTAATTAGCCCTGCCGCTGAGGAGGATTCATCATTAAACCGAATGTAACAGCAATGCTTAGCAAATGATACAGTATTTACTGATGTGTATCATGATTTTTCGCAGTTTGCACGGTCAAAGTATTTTCAGATGGTGAAGGTTAAAACATCGATGTTCATTTTTTTAATTTAAGTCTTGAAACAAAGGTTAATGTTTTATCTTCTGGGCAAATCATTAGAAAAATTGCTGTGGGACATTCTTCTAAACGTATAATTCGATGCAGCATCTGGTAGAGTCTTTTTTTTAGTTTTTCTGCTCCATCTTTTTCAGACTCCCACTCTAAAACTGCCTGACCCTCTGAACCAACGAATGCATGGGGTGGAAGTTTAATGCCTCGGTTTGACTTACTTGAATAGTTTCGGTCATGCAAGAGATCCAAGATGAGAGGGTTGATATTATTATCTGAGGATTGGGCTTCAGCAACTATTAATACTGTGTAATGTAGGATTTTCATGGAAGCCTTATGGTTGCTTCAGCAATAGAGTGATATTGCCATGGTGTTGAATGTCCATATCTTAATTATAAATGTCTGTATGGGGGTAAAAAAAAGCCTGCATTAAACAGGCTATAAAAATGAAACGTAGTTATAATAATTATTTCATGAATGTTGGTGTTGAATCCCTGGCGTCAAAGATACTTTTGCGCCGCATCTAATATTTCCTGAGAGGTAAGCTCTCGATCTGATGCCACATAAACCACTTCATGGTCACCTGTTAAAGAGGGAAAACCTGCTGACATTATCTGAAGGTTCATCACTTCTCCATTAGGATATTCTTCGCGTATTGATGTCACTCCTTTAAGCACAGTGATAACTTTACTTGGCTTACCATTAAAAAAAATGATTACTTTTTTCATATATCACCATGTATTTTTAGGGTTTCTAGCCCCTGCAGGTGGTCGAAAGGGTTCTGTTTGTTCATTTTTTTTCCTCTTTCGAAATTAAAACAAGCATTATACTTTCTTAACGTGTACTGTAACGGTCCATTTGAACTGGAGAAGTCTATGTCTGCACGTAAAAACACTCAATTCCGCCGAAATTATTTAGTAAAATGTCCTTGTCCAAACTGCTCAAAAGATTCCGAACATAGTTACAATCGTGTACAAAAGGGGGCTCAGTTGGTGTGCCCATACTGCTGTGCTTTGTTCAAATCTTCCCAGCGCTTCTAAATAAATTATTAAAAAAATAAGAAGTGATGCTTTTGGAGGCTGCCTAACCTCTTACGCACTTTAGTATTTTATAAGCAGTTAGCTTCTGCTTTGAGACTGTTCATGCAGCAGTCCTGCATTTCATCACATCGGTCAGCAAACTTGATGGTAAGTAAATATGCTGGCCTGTTGTAATGATGTGAGTAATCGAACGTCACCTTTCACTGATAAAGTCATGCTGCCTTAAGTAAACTATCTAAAATTATCTATCGCAAAGTGTTACATTTGCAGCGATTGGACCTTTAGTTCCACCTATGATAGCGAATTTGACTTTTTGTCCTTCAAATAGAGTATTAAATGTTTCTCCCAGCAGGGAAGAAGTGTGAACAAGAACATCTTTACTTCCATCGAGTGGGGAGATAAAGCCAAACCCCTTATCTTCGTTAAACCACTTAACAAGACCTATGATTTTAGATGACATACAAACTCCGTTTGAACATTTCAAACTGACAAGCAAGCTCATGATAAGAAACGTATGCTGGTATATGTATGGACTCAAGAGGAGGGATATCAGAGATAACACCTAGTTATGAGAACGGCTTTTGGAAAAGTTAGATTCATCATCGCAACGAATCAGCCAAACCATTAAGGCACGTGTTGAATGATTAAGCAAATTTTATTTTAGCCTTCTAGAGGTCCGTTGAAATAAGGTTAGCTATTATTAACTAATCCTGTATAGTCAAATCTGGATTACCATTAGGAAAATATTTGTCGCGTAAAATGACAGGAATTGTCAAAAGTTTTGACTTCAAGAGCGGAAAGGGATTGATTATCCCATCAGATGGCAGAAAAGATGTTTTTTTGCATGTTTCTGCATTAAGTAATAGTGAAAGCCAAACGTTAAAGCCAGGTGTTCGTGTTGAATTTTATCGTATAAATGGACTTAGTGGTCTGATGGCTGCAAATATATTTGTTTCTTAAAGTAAGATAATATTGAGCCAAATATAAAGTGCGCATCAAAAGTACGGAAGATTATATATCTGTTTGTTCTATCAATTTTCTCCCCTGATTTTTTACATTTCCAACATCACGTGCCACCGCATGCCAGATAAACATCTCAGCTGGCACAGTGCCGTCGGCTGCGATCTCTTCAGCTTCTTTCCCACCTATTTCTTGTTGCATCCATTCCCGAGCCGCTTCAGGTGACAGAACAAGCGGCCGCCGATCGTGAATATCGACCAGACCTTTATCAGCTGCAGACGTCACAATCAGAAAACCTTCTGCTTCATCGCCGCGCTCAAATGGCGTGCTTCCGATCGCCGCCATGAATATGGGCTGGCCATCGGAACGGTGAATAAAGTAGGGCTGTTTCTTGTCACCTTCCTTCTTCCATTCAAACCATCCGTCGGCAAAGCAGATCGCCCGGCCATGCTGCCATAACGGCTTGAACATCCGGCTCGTGGCCGCAGTTTCGACGCGCGCGTTTGTCAAAGGTGCTTTATCCCACCATCCTGGCGCGTAACCCCACAACACAGGATCGAGGTGCAATTGATCGTCGCGTTCGCTCAGCAGCAACACCTTTGTGCCGGGTGCCACGTTGTAACGTCCGATTGGTTCAGGGTCGTACGCGATGTCGCGATCGGCTTCATCGGCCAGGTAAGCCAGATATTCTTCACGGGTTTGTGCTTGTGCAAAACGTCCACACATAGAAACCTCCAGTCAGTCAGACTGAAAGTATAGGGCAGAGAGAAAAAGAGGTACGTACTGAGAAAAGTTAGGGGCAAATTTAGGGGCAAAAATGCGGAATAGGGGCAAAAAAAGGGCACTGAAAATGTAGGTCTGGGTAGCTTTAGGGAGAAGTTATTATGCTATAACTAATTGAATAAGTAGAGAAAATAAATGATATCAATGAGTTGGGAAAATCAGCGTAGCTTATTCAGGTTGTATTGCTCTTTTTTGTTAATCTCTTGATTTTGCGACATTTATAGTTTACTCAAATCTCAAAGGGGGCACCGGTGAGGCAAATATGCCCATCAGGGCACCAGCATCGCAATATGGTACGGATTGCGGCGACGAAAGCCAGCACGTTTTACCCTTGTGCACCCGTTTTCTTGAGATATTTTCCTGCCATAAAATTGGTGACGATAAGCACGGGAATGGCAATGAACCTGGGGATATCTGAACCATCAAGCCATTCAGTGCTTATCTGGTTAGCTAGCGCTATACAGCCGTAGACGTTGATGAACATAAGCCAGGGCATTATGAAGATTCTCACGGCTATCATCCTTATTCTTGATTATGTTGAGTAATATTGCGCTGAGAAGAGAGAAAAGCAACGGTCCCTGACAATCTGAAATGAGAGGTGAACTCCAGCGCGTTTTTCGGTACTCCTGCTAATCTTTTCATTGGTACACAGGGAGCATTGGCATGAAGAACAAAGACGAACAAACAGGATTGGTTGGGCTAGCGATTGGTGCGGCAGTCATTGGCCTGGTATCGGCGCAAAAGCATATCAACCGTGAAAGCATTGTAGATGAACTGATCAGGCTCGGCAGGCAGAAGGGCGATGGCGTGGAAGATGAGGTATTCGTTAAGGCGGCTGAACTCGTGAGAAAAGGGGTATAGACGATGGCTGAAATTCGTCATGCGCAGTGTCATTGCGGCGCGGTGGCATTTACCGTTGAGCTAACTGACGGGCTGAAAACCGCGCGGCGCTGTAGCTGTTCTTTTTGCCGGATGCGGGGAGCGGTCGTGGTTTCCGCACCGTTATCCGGTATTAGCGTCACCAGAGGCGAGGACAAGCTCACCGAGTATCGTTTTAACACCGGAACGGCACGGCATTTTTTCTGCTCGGTATGCGGCATTTATACCTTTCATCAGAGACGCTCTAACCCTGACCAGTACGGCGTTAACGTCGCCTGCTTCGAAAACGTCTCGCCTTTTGATTTCAAGGAGGTGGTGGTAATGGATGGCGTCAACCACCCGATGGACGGCGACAGCGGTATATTTGGCTATCTGTCGTTTCGTCAAAGCGAGGTGGATTAATCAGCGTCCAGCACGTTTAGCAGTTCACCAAGATGGTGAACGATGCCGCCTAAATCAAAAATCAGCGCGATCCAGACGCAGCCTAACAGGGCCAGAAGAACGAGAGATACTCGGGTAAACACGCAATATCCTTATTTTATCAAAGTGCAGTATTTACTGTACTTTGATCTCCTTAAACTTGCCCTTAACGACGCCGTCATAAAACCTGCCTTTTGAGACCACGCTCAAAAAATCAGAGAAAACTCGCGAGGGAACGCGCTGATATTGCAGCGTGGTACGGTCGCGAAAGCGGATTTCGAGCGTTGCACTTTTTTCATCGTAGGCAACGGAGGCAATTCGTGATGATTTGACTGGATGATGAACCATGGTGAGATGCCCCTTACCGCGCTGACAGGAGCGTTAATCATCTTACAGGAGGGGGCAACTGTGCAAGTTGAAACTATTATAACGTTTACTGTTTAAATATATAAAAGGTTAGCCCGCAGGAGTCTGCGGGCTATTACACTTAGAACTGGTAAACCAGACCTAACGCTACAACATCATCAGTGCCGATGCCGTTGTTTTTGTAGAAGGAATCATCTTCATCCAGCAGGTTGATTTTATAATCAACATAGGTAGACATATTTTTGTTGAAATAGTAAGTTGCGCCGATGTCCGCATATTTAACCAGATCCTGGTCGCCCTGGCCGTTGCCCAGATCTTTCCCTTTGGACTGCAGGTAAGAAATAGCCGGACGCAGGCCGAAGTCGAACTGGTATTGCGCCGTTACTTCGACGTTCTGCGTTTTATTTGCAACCGCGTTTTCATTGTCACCGTACGGCGTCATGTTGCGGGTTTCAGAATACATTGCCGCCAGGTAGATGTTGTTCGCGTCGTATTTCAGGCCCGCCGTCCATGCGTCCGCTTTGTCACCGCCAGCGGTGGTATAGGTCACCTGGTCATTGGTACGGTCAGAAGAGGTGTAAGCGGCACCTGCGGTGATACCCATGCCGAAATCATAGGTGGTGGAGATACCAAAACCGTCACCGTTCTCGTGGCGAGTATCGCGCCCGTTGTTCGTACCTTCCTGGTTGTTGCTGGCGTCTTCGTTATTACCCTGATACTGCAGCGCGAAGTTCAGACCCTGCACCAGGCCGTAGAAGTCGGTATTGCGGTAGGTTGCCACACCGTTGGCACGACCGGTCATGAAGTTATCCGCTTTGGTGTAGGAGTCGCCACCGAACTCTGGCAGCATATCGGTCCAGCCTTCCACGTCGTACAGGACGCCGTAGTTTCGACCGTAGTCGAATGAACCGTAGTCGCCCACTTTCACGCCCGCAAACGCCAGACGCGTCCAGGACTGGTTATCAGAGCCTTCAGTATTGTTAGCCTGAACGTTGTACTCCCACTGCGCGTAGCCCGTCATCATGTCGTTGATCTGGGTTTCGCCTTTAAAGCCCAAACGCATGTAGGTCTGATCGCCATCAGCACCTTTGTCGTCAGAGAAGTAGTGCAGACCATCTACTTTCCCGTACAGATCCAGTTTATTACCGTCTTTGTTATAAATTTCTGCAGCGTGTGCAGCGCCAGCCATTAACAGCGCTGGGATCACGAGGGCCAGTACTTTTCTTTGCATTGTGATATTCCTTTGCAATCATTTTTATTTAATTACTGAGTGAACTTTCCGAACTGGAAAGAGGTGCCATGCTAAATCACTCCTGTGGAGGAGTAATAAAATATAATTGTTACGATTTAAGTAAAATCTCAACCAAATAATGCCGCTGACATCATGATTGATTCCGTGAATGATTTATCTTCAATTATACAAAATTAAAATTATTAATTACTTTGCGGAAAGGGTAGTCTTCGGCCCGTTATATGCCTTTAAGATGTCTTATTCCATAATTCACATGAATGCTTTTTAATGTATTAAAAGGTTATTCTTTGATTATCTGGATGGCC is a genomic window containing:
- a CDS encoding KTSC domain-containing protein: MVHHPVKSSRIASVAYDEKSATLEIRFRDRTTLQYQRVPSRVFSDFLSVVSKGRFYDGVVKGKFKEIKVQ
- a CDS encoding YnfU family zinc-binding protein gives rise to the protein MSARKNTQFRRNYLVKCPCPNCSKDSEHSYNRVQKGAQLVCPYCCALFKSSQRF
- a CDS encoding translesion error-prone DNA polymerase V autoproteolytic subunit; the encoded protein is MEFIRPAELREIIAPPLFSDLVQCGFPSPAADYVEQRIDLNELLVAHPSSTYFVKAAGDSMIEAGISDGDLLVVDSSRTAVHGDIVIAAVEGEFTVKRLQLRPTVQLNPMNSAYSPIIVGSEDTLDVFGVVTFIVKSAS
- a CDS encoding GFA family protein; the protein is MAEIRHAQCHCGAVAFTVELTDGLKTARRCSCSFCRMRGAVVVSAPLSGISVTRGEDKLTEYRFNTGTARHFFCSVCGIYTFHQRRSNPDQYGVNVACFENVSPFDFKEVVVMDGVNHPMDGDSGIFGYLSFRQSEVD
- the cspF gene encoding cold shock-like protein CspF encodes the protein MSRKMTGIVKSFDFKSGKGLIIPSDGRKDVFLHVSALSNSESQTLKPGVRVEFYRINGLSGLMAANIFVS
- a CDS encoding SOS response-associated peptidase translates to MCGRFAQAQTREEYLAYLADEADRDIAYDPEPIGRYNVAPGTKVLLLSERDDQLHLDPVLWGYAPGWWDKAPLTNARVETAATSRMFKPLWQHGRAICFADGWFEWKKEGDKKQPYFIHRSDGQPIFMAAIGSTPFERGDEAEGFLIVTSAADKGLVDIHDRRPLVLSPEAAREWMQQEIGGKEAEEIAADGTVPAEMFIWHAVARDVGNVKNQGRKLIEQTDI
- a CDS encoding cold shock domain-containing protein — its product is MSSKIIGLVKWFNEDKGFGFISPLDGSKDVLVHTSSLLGETFNTLFEGQKVKFAIIGGTKGPIAANVTLCDR
- the ompC gene encoding porin OmpC, whose product is MQRKVLALVIPALLMAGAAHAAEIYNKDGNKLDLYGKVDGLHYFSDDKGADGDQTYMRLGFKGETQINDMMTGYAQWEYNVQANNTEGSDNQSWTRLAFAGVKVGDYGSFDYGRNYGVLYDVEGWTDMLPEFGGDSYTKADNFMTGRANGVATYRNTDFYGLVQGLNFALQYQGNNEDASNNQEGTNNGRDTRHENGDGFGISTTYDFGMGITAGAAYTSSDRTNDQVTYTTAGGDKADAWTAGLKYDANNIYLAAMYSETRNMTPYGDNENAVANKTQNVEVTAQYQFDFGLRPAISYLQSKGKDLGNGQGDQDLVKYADIGATYYFNKNMSTYVDYKINLLDEDDSFYKNNGIGTDDVVALGLVYQF
- a CDS encoding Y-family DNA polymerase, whose amino-acid sequence is MFALCDVNSFYASCETVFRPDLRGRPVVVLSNNDGCVIARSAEAKAAGITMGEPFFKQRELFRRAGVVCFSSNYELYADMSNRVMTTLEEMSPRVEIYSIDEAFCDLTGVRNCRDLTEFGKEIRATVLKRTHLTVGVGIAQTKTLAKLANHAAKKWQRQTGGVVDLSNIDRQRRLLALVPVEDVWGVGRRISKKLNAMGIKTALDLSEQSTWIIRKHFNVVLERTVRELRGEPCLDLEEFAPAKQEIVCSRSFGERVTDYEQMRQAICSYAARGAEKLRGEHQYCRFISAFVKTSPFALNEPYYGNSASIKLLTPTQDSRDIINAAVKCLDKIWNDGHRYQKAGIMLGDFFSQGVAQLNLFDESAPRAGSEKLMYALDHLNAKDGKGTLFFAGQGIQQQWQMKRDMLSPRYTTRYSDLIKVR
- a CDS encoding recombinase family protein, encoding MQIGYVRVSTNDQNTDLQRQALERAGCEQIFEEKMSGTVANRPALKKLLKTLNEGDTLVVWKLDRLGRSMRNLVLLVDELRQRGIHFKSLTDSIDTSSPMGRFIFHIMSALAEMERELIVERTRAGLAAAREKGRIGGRRPKLTEEQWAQAGRLIANGMDRKEIAIIYDVAVCTLYKKFPASKSA